A stretch of Ipomoea triloba cultivar NCNSP0323 chromosome 13, ASM357664v1 DNA encodes these proteins:
- the LOC116001545 gene encoding protein PHYLLO, chloroplastic isoform X2 gives MKHEAGSDYFFVPQITLDEVGGTSILAVQLAWNDSSMCNFEEALQTYDASLLQAKHSCCTKSGGCSSKHISSTLGKFNTLEDENIQMVCTPLQLVRNYLGPSNVELKEVTCCSSQFFVRLSPSLAIANNMCHCNHLNEVEYIKQKWANINFLWASLIIEECNRLGLTYFCIAPGSRSSPLAIAASTHPTTTCIACIDERSLSFHAVGYAKGSQRPAVVITSSGTAVSNLHPAIVEASQEFVPLLVLTADRPPELQDVGANQAINQVNHFGPYVRHFFNLPTPTDDISARMLLTTVDYAVNIATSSPCGPVHINCPFREPLDNSPKTWKPWCLSGLNVWMSTAKPFTRYFQVEHPFECSYADRDMAEVLQVIQMANKGLLLLGAIHGDDDVWAALLLAKHLSWPVVVDILSGLRLRKYIDHFPGIENKVLFIDHLDHLLLSDSVKDWMQADVIIQIGSRITSKRISQMLESCFPCSYIMVDKHPSRHDPLHIVTHRIQTTITRFANCLLKACVPHTGNQWRGFLQVLNTTAAWEISLLINSENSLTEPYVAHILLEAICSESAIFFGNSMPIRDADMYGWNGPECDHNLAIKMGSGSCHYIQVGANRGASGIDGLLSTAIGYAVGCNKRLLSVIGDVSFLHDTNGLSLLRQKIPRKPMAIVVINNRGGAIFSLLPVANNTARNILDQYFYTTHDVSVRNLCMAHGVKHVQVGSKMDLRDALFASKTQNEDCVIEINSSIDGNASFHSTLRKFTRQAVDHALSSLSRISVSGFLVDGFMLYKVGKMEYSLYRVQLCSPPTSASASNKSSAFFREGFIISLSLADGGTGFGEVAPLEIHKENLFDVEEQLQFLTHSIEGVTIQQFLPLLKGSFSSWLWHTLGIPPSSIFPSVRCGLEMAVLNAIAASEGSSLLNILHPQTVELSGRPLDVKICALLDCIGSPKEIACMAADLVKEGFTALKLKVARHHDPNQDASVVQEIRKKIGGEIELRADANRNWSYEEAIQFAHSVKDYCLQYIEEPVNSEEDIIRFYEATGLPVALDETINNYRENHFEMLSKYTHPGIVAFVIKPSVIGGFENAALVARWAQQLGKNAVISATYETSLGLSAYVQFSRFIDLQNLDILRITSKEENPSIAHGLGTYKWFKEDVSTLPLVTRCNPSYAFMEASVADADRLLKEFQFNQKAIVRSSTNAEVSTYQLKTDLDSVSISINVHEIGESANNNVIVFLHGFLGTGEDWIPIMKAMSGSARCISIDLPGHGRSKLQDRAGNDVMDESTFSIEAIATILCNLLGKLHFKKVILVGYSMGARIALYMALRCNATVEGAVIISGSPGLTNPVERKMRRAKDDFTASFLVSSGLESFIDTWYAGDLWNSLRCHPHFKNIVSIRLQHDNLGTLARVLSDLSIGRQPPLWEDLKHCKLQLLLIVGERDAKFKTIAQKMHDEINQNATVDCPEMIEIPCCGHAAHLENPLRVISAISQFMRKVKNIVD, from the exons gCCAAACATAGCTGTTGCACCAAATCAGGAGGATGCAGCAGCAAACACATCAGCAGTACTCTTGGGAAATTTAACACACTAGAGGATGAAAATATCCAAATG GTATGCACTCCACTCCAGCTGGTTAGAAATTATCTTGGACCAAGCAATGTGGAACTG AAAGAGGTTACCTGCTGTTCCAGTCAGTTCTTCGTGAGGCTTTCACCCTCTTTGGCTATTGCAAATAACATG TGTCACTGCAATCATCTAAATGAAGTTGAGTACATAAAGCAAAAATGGGCCAACATTAATTTCTTGTGGGCATCTCTTATAATTGAGGAATGCAACCGACTTGGTTTAACG TATTTTTGTATAGCTCCAGGCTCAAGGTCATCGCCCCTAGCAATTGCCGCTTCTACTCATCCAACTACAACTTGTATTGCATGCATAGATGAACGTTCACTTTCATTTCATGCTGTTGGTTATGCCAAAGGTTCTCAGAGACCAGCAGTTGTCATAACATCATCAGGCACGGCAGTTTCAAATCTCCATCCTGCT ATTGTTGAGGCAAGTCAAGAATTTGTCCCACTTCTCGTACTTACAGCGGATCGTCCTCCAGAGTTGCAAGATGTTGGAGCAAATCAAGCCATCAATCAG GTCAACCACTTCGGTCCATATGTAAGgcattttttcaatttacctACACCAACTGATGATATTTCTGCAAGGATGTTGCTTACCACAGTTGACTATGCTGTTAATATTGCAACCTCTTCACCATGTGGTCCAGTCCATATCAACTGCCCATTTCGTGAACCACTAGATAATAGTCCAAAAACATGGAAACCTTGGTGTTTAAGTGGGTTAAATGTTTGGATGTCAACCGCTAAACCTTTTACTCGCTACTTTCAAGTCGAACATCCATTTGAATGCAGCTATGCTGACAGAGACATGGCTGAGGTTTTGCAAGTGATACAAATGGCAAATAAAGGCCTTTTATTGCTTGGAGCTATTCATGGAGACGATGATGTATGGGCAGCGCTTCTCCTTGCCAAACACCTTTCATGGCCAGTTGTAGTTGACATCTTGTCAGGTCTACGGTTGCGGAAATACATTGATCATTTTCCTGGAATTGAAAATAAAGTCTTGTTCATTGATCATCTAGACCATTTACTCCTCTCAGATTCAGTCAAGGACTGGATGCAAGCTGATGTGATAATTCAG ATTGGAAGTCGTATTACAAGCAAACGTATCTCACAAATGTTAGAGAGTTGCTTCCCATGCTCATATATAATGGTTGACAAACACCCAAGTCGTCATGATCCTCTGCATATTGTAACACATAGGATACAGACTACTATCACTCGTTTCGCAAACTGTTTACTTAAAGCTTGTGTACCACATACTGGCAATCAATGGAGAGGCTTTCTGCAAGTATTGAATACGACG GCTGCCTGGGAGATATCCTTGTTAATCAATTCTGAGAACTCCCTCACTGAACCTTATGTTGCACACATCCTTCTGGAAGCTATTTGCTCTGAATCTGCTATCTTCTTTGGAAACAGCATGCCAATCCGTGATGCAGACATGTATGGATGGAACGGGCCAGAATGTGACCATAATTTGGCCATCAAGATGGGGTCAGGGTCTTGTCACTATATACAAGTTGGTGCTAATAGAGGTGCTAGTGGTATTGATGGTTTGCTAAGCACTGCTATTGGTTATGCTGTTGGCTGCAACAAAAGA CTACTTTCTGTAATTGGAGATGTTTCTTTTCTGCATGACACAAATGGATTGTCCTTGTTGAGACAAAA GATTCCAAGGAAGCCAATGGCAATAGTTGTCATAAACAACCGCGGTGGAGCAATCTTCAGTCTTCTCCCTGTGGCAAACAATACCGCAAGAAACATTTTAGACCAGTACTTTTACACAACTCATGATGTTTCAGTTCGGAATCTATGCATGGCACATGG TGTGAAACATGTACAAGTAGGGTCAAAGATGGATTTAAGAGATGCTTTATTCGCTTCTAAAACACAAAATGAAGATTGCGTCATTGAAATTAATAGCTCCATTGATGGCAATGCATCCTTTCATAG TACTTTGAGAAAATTTACACGCCAAGCAGTGGATcatgctttgagtagcctttcaAGGATTTCAGTTTCAGGTTTTTTGGTTGATGGCTTCATGCTCTACAAAGTTGGTAAAATGGAATATTCCCTTTATAG AGTTCAGCTGTGCTCTCCTCCTACTTCAGCTTCAGCCAGTAACAAATCTTCTGCTTTCTTCCGAGAAGGCTTTATAATAAGTTTGTCTCTTGCAGATGGTGGCACTGGTTTTGGGGAG GTAGCACCTCTAGAGATTCACAAGGAAAACCTGTTTGATGTTGAAGAGCAACTCCAATTCCTCACTCATTCTATTGAAGGAGTTACAATTCAACAGTTTCTTCCTTTGCTGAAAGGTTCATTCTCTTCATGGTTGTGGCATACTTTAGGAATTCCG CCAAGTTCAATCTTTCCAAGTGTCCGGTGTGGTCTGGAAATGGCTGTTCTCAATGCTATTGCAGCTAGTGAAGGTTCTAGTTTATTGAATATACTTCACCCACAAACAGTAGAGTTATCTGGGAGGCCATTAGATGTCAAAATTTGTGCACTTCTTGATTGTATTGGGAGTCCAAAAGAGATTGCTTGTATGGCAGCTGATCTTGTAAAAGAGGGTTTTACAGCTCTAAAGCTTAAG GTTGCACGCCATCATGATCCCAATCAAGATGCTTCAGTTGTACAGGAGATACGAAAGAAAATAGGTGGAGAAATTGAACTTCGTGCTGATGCAAACCGGAATTGGTCCTATGAGGAAGCCATTCAATTTGCTCATTCTGTAAAAGATTATTGTCTGCAGTATATTGAG GAACCTGTTAATAGTGAAGAAGATATAATCAGGTTTTATGAAGCAACTGGCTTACCTGTGGCTCTGGATGAAACCATCAACAATTATAGAGAAAATCACTTTGAAATGCTTTCAAAGTACACACATCCTGGGATAGTTGCATTT GTTATCAAGCCAAGTGTCATTGGTGGCTTTGAAAATGCAGCACTGGTTGCCCGATGGGCTCAGCAGCTGGGGAAGAATGCTGTTATCAGTGCCACATATGAAACTTCCCTGGGTTTATCAGCTTATGTTCAGTTCTCCCGTTTTATTGACCTGCAAAACCTAGATATACTTCGAATCACTAGTAAGGAAGAAAATCCGTCAATTGCCCATGGTCTTGGAACTTACAAATGGTTCAAGGAAGATGTGAGCACACTGCCATTAGTAACTCGTTGTAATCCATCCTATGCGTTTATGGAGGCATCTGTTGCTGATGCTGATCGACTCCTcaaggaatttcaattcaatcagAAAGCAATTGTTCGCAGTTCTACTAATGCAGAAGTTTCTACGTATCAGTTGAAAACTGACCTTGACAGTGTTTCCATCTCCATTAATGTCCATGAGATTGGAGAAAGTGCAAAT AATAATGTTATTGTCTTTCTGCACGGTTTCCTTGGAACCGGTGAAGATTGGATTCCAATCATGAAAGCCATGTCAGGCTCTGCCAGATGCATTTCAATTGACCTCCCTGGCCATGGCAGATCAAAGCTGCAAGATCGGGCTGGTAATGATGTTATGGATGAATCAACTTTTTCAATCGAAGCCATTGCCACTATCTTGTGCAATTTGCTTGGCAAATTACATTTCAAGAAAGTAATCCTTGTTGGATACTCCATGGGAGCCAGGATAGCATTATACATGGCACTAAGGTGCAATGCCACG GTTGAAGGAGCTGTCATAATCTCTGGAAGTCCTGGACTAACAAATCCAGTAGAACGAAAAATGCGCAGAGCCAAGGATGACTTTACTGCATCATTCCTGGTTTCTTCAGGCCTGGAATCATTTATAGACACTTGGTATGCTGGGGACCTCTGGAACAG TTTAAGATGTCATCCACACTTCAAGAACATAGTTTCCATCCGCTTGCAACACGATAATCTGGGAACTCTCGCGAGAGTTCTGTCTGACTTGAGCATTGGCAGGCAGCC ACCATTATGGGAAGACCTGAAACACTGCAAACTACAGCTTCTACTCATAGTTGGAGAAAGAGATGCCAAATTCAAGACCATTGCTCAGAAGATGCACGACGAAATCAACCAAAATGCAACTGTAGATTGTCCAGAAATGATTGAAATCCCTTGCTGTGGGCATGCAGCACATCTTGAGAATCCGCTTCGGGTCATCAGTGCAATAAGCCAGTTCATGAGGAAGGTGAAGAACATAGTTGATTAA
- the LOC116001545 gene encoding protein PHYLLO, chloroplastic isoform X3 — translation MCNFEEALQTYDASLLQAKHSCCTKSGGCSSKHISSTLGKFNTLEDENIQMVCTPLQLVRNYLGPSNVELKEVTCCSSQFFVRLSPSLAIANNMCHCNHLNEVEYIKQKWANINFLWASLIIEECNRLGLTYFCIAPGSRSSPLAIAASTHPTTTCIACIDERSLSFHAVGYAKGSQRPAVVITSSGTAVSNLHPAIVEASQEFVPLLVLTADRPPELQDVGANQAINQVNHFGPYVRHFFNLPTPTDDISARMLLTTVDYAVNIATSSPCGPVHINCPFREPLDNSPKTWKPWCLSGLNVWMSTAKPFTRYFQVEHPFECSYADRDMAEVLQVIQMANKGLLLLGAIHGDDDVWAALLLAKHLSWPVVVDILSGLRLRKYIDHFPGIENKVLFIDHLDHLLLSDSVKDWMQADVIIQIGSRITSKRISQMLESCFPCSYIMVDKHPSRHDPLHIVTHRIQTTITRFANCLLKACVPHTGNQWRGFLQVLNTTAAWEISLLINSENSLTEPYVAHILLEAICSESAIFFGNSMPIRDADMYGWNGPECDHNLAIKMGSGSCHYIQVGANRGASGIDGLLSTAIGYAVGCNKRLLSVIGDVSFLHDTNGLSLLRQKIPRKPMAIVVINNRGGAIFSLLPVANNTARNILDQYFYTTHDVSVRNLCMAHGVKHVQVGSKMDLRDALFASKTQNEDCVIEINSSIDGNASFHSTLRKFTRQAVDHALSSLSRISVSGFLVDGFMLYKVGKMEYSLYRVQLCSPPTSASASNKSSAFFREGFIISLSLADGGTGFGEVAPLEIHKENLFDVEEQLQFLTHSIEGVTIQQFLPLLKGSFSSWLWHTLGIPPSSIFPSVRCGLEMAVLNAIAASEGSSLLNILHPQTVELSGRPLDVKICALLDCIGSPKEIACMAADLVKEGFTALKLKVARHHDPNQDASVVQEIRKKIGGEIELRADANRNWSYEEAIQFAHSVKDYCLQYIEEPVNSEEDIIRFYEATGLPVALDETINNYRENHFEMLSKYTHPGIVAFVIKPSVIGGFENAALVARWAQQLGKNAVISATYETSLGLSAYVQFSRFIDLQNLDILRITSKEENPSIAHGLGTYKWFKEDVSTLPLVTRCNPSYAFMEASVADADRLLKEFQFNQKAIVRSSTNAEVSTYQLKTDLDSVSISINVHEIGESANNNVIVFLHGFLGTGEDWIPIMKAMSGSARCISIDLPGHGRSKLQDRAGNDVMDESTFSIEAIATILCNLLGKLHFKKVILVGYSMGARIALYMALRCNATVEGAVIISGSPGLTNPVERKMRRAKDDFTASFLVSSGLESFIDTWYAGDLWNSLRCHPHFKNIVSIRLQHDNLGTLARVLSDLSIGRQPPLWEDLKHCKLQLLLIVGERDAKFKTIAQKMHDEINQNATVDCPEMIEIPCCGHAAHLENPLRVISAISQFMRKVKNIVD, via the exons gCCAAACATAGCTGTTGCACCAAATCAGGAGGATGCAGCAGCAAACACATCAGCAGTACTCTTGGGAAATTTAACACACTAGAGGATGAAAATATCCAAATG GTATGCACTCCACTCCAGCTGGTTAGAAATTATCTTGGACCAAGCAATGTGGAACTG AAAGAGGTTACCTGCTGTTCCAGTCAGTTCTTCGTGAGGCTTTCACCCTCTTTGGCTATTGCAAATAACATG TGTCACTGCAATCATCTAAATGAAGTTGAGTACATAAAGCAAAAATGGGCCAACATTAATTTCTTGTGGGCATCTCTTATAATTGAGGAATGCAACCGACTTGGTTTAACG TATTTTTGTATAGCTCCAGGCTCAAGGTCATCGCCCCTAGCAATTGCCGCTTCTACTCATCCAACTACAACTTGTATTGCATGCATAGATGAACGTTCACTTTCATTTCATGCTGTTGGTTATGCCAAAGGTTCTCAGAGACCAGCAGTTGTCATAACATCATCAGGCACGGCAGTTTCAAATCTCCATCCTGCT ATTGTTGAGGCAAGTCAAGAATTTGTCCCACTTCTCGTACTTACAGCGGATCGTCCTCCAGAGTTGCAAGATGTTGGAGCAAATCAAGCCATCAATCAG GTCAACCACTTCGGTCCATATGTAAGgcattttttcaatttacctACACCAACTGATGATATTTCTGCAAGGATGTTGCTTACCACAGTTGACTATGCTGTTAATATTGCAACCTCTTCACCATGTGGTCCAGTCCATATCAACTGCCCATTTCGTGAACCACTAGATAATAGTCCAAAAACATGGAAACCTTGGTGTTTAAGTGGGTTAAATGTTTGGATGTCAACCGCTAAACCTTTTACTCGCTACTTTCAAGTCGAACATCCATTTGAATGCAGCTATGCTGACAGAGACATGGCTGAGGTTTTGCAAGTGATACAAATGGCAAATAAAGGCCTTTTATTGCTTGGAGCTATTCATGGAGACGATGATGTATGGGCAGCGCTTCTCCTTGCCAAACACCTTTCATGGCCAGTTGTAGTTGACATCTTGTCAGGTCTACGGTTGCGGAAATACATTGATCATTTTCCTGGAATTGAAAATAAAGTCTTGTTCATTGATCATCTAGACCATTTACTCCTCTCAGATTCAGTCAAGGACTGGATGCAAGCTGATGTGATAATTCAG ATTGGAAGTCGTATTACAAGCAAACGTATCTCACAAATGTTAGAGAGTTGCTTCCCATGCTCATATATAATGGTTGACAAACACCCAAGTCGTCATGATCCTCTGCATATTGTAACACATAGGATACAGACTACTATCACTCGTTTCGCAAACTGTTTACTTAAAGCTTGTGTACCACATACTGGCAATCAATGGAGAGGCTTTCTGCAAGTATTGAATACGACG GCTGCCTGGGAGATATCCTTGTTAATCAATTCTGAGAACTCCCTCACTGAACCTTATGTTGCACACATCCTTCTGGAAGCTATTTGCTCTGAATCTGCTATCTTCTTTGGAAACAGCATGCCAATCCGTGATGCAGACATGTATGGATGGAACGGGCCAGAATGTGACCATAATTTGGCCATCAAGATGGGGTCAGGGTCTTGTCACTATATACAAGTTGGTGCTAATAGAGGTGCTAGTGGTATTGATGGTTTGCTAAGCACTGCTATTGGTTATGCTGTTGGCTGCAACAAAAGA CTACTTTCTGTAATTGGAGATGTTTCTTTTCTGCATGACACAAATGGATTGTCCTTGTTGAGACAAAA GATTCCAAGGAAGCCAATGGCAATAGTTGTCATAAACAACCGCGGTGGAGCAATCTTCAGTCTTCTCCCTGTGGCAAACAATACCGCAAGAAACATTTTAGACCAGTACTTTTACACAACTCATGATGTTTCAGTTCGGAATCTATGCATGGCACATGG TGTGAAACATGTACAAGTAGGGTCAAAGATGGATTTAAGAGATGCTTTATTCGCTTCTAAAACACAAAATGAAGATTGCGTCATTGAAATTAATAGCTCCATTGATGGCAATGCATCCTTTCATAG TACTTTGAGAAAATTTACACGCCAAGCAGTGGATcatgctttgagtagcctttcaAGGATTTCAGTTTCAGGTTTTTTGGTTGATGGCTTCATGCTCTACAAAGTTGGTAAAATGGAATATTCCCTTTATAG AGTTCAGCTGTGCTCTCCTCCTACTTCAGCTTCAGCCAGTAACAAATCTTCTGCTTTCTTCCGAGAAGGCTTTATAATAAGTTTGTCTCTTGCAGATGGTGGCACTGGTTTTGGGGAG GTAGCACCTCTAGAGATTCACAAGGAAAACCTGTTTGATGTTGAAGAGCAACTCCAATTCCTCACTCATTCTATTGAAGGAGTTACAATTCAACAGTTTCTTCCTTTGCTGAAAGGTTCATTCTCTTCATGGTTGTGGCATACTTTAGGAATTCCG CCAAGTTCAATCTTTCCAAGTGTCCGGTGTGGTCTGGAAATGGCTGTTCTCAATGCTATTGCAGCTAGTGAAGGTTCTAGTTTATTGAATATACTTCACCCACAAACAGTAGAGTTATCTGGGAGGCCATTAGATGTCAAAATTTGTGCACTTCTTGATTGTATTGGGAGTCCAAAAGAGATTGCTTGTATGGCAGCTGATCTTGTAAAAGAGGGTTTTACAGCTCTAAAGCTTAAG GTTGCACGCCATCATGATCCCAATCAAGATGCTTCAGTTGTACAGGAGATACGAAAGAAAATAGGTGGAGAAATTGAACTTCGTGCTGATGCAAACCGGAATTGGTCCTATGAGGAAGCCATTCAATTTGCTCATTCTGTAAAAGATTATTGTCTGCAGTATATTGAG GAACCTGTTAATAGTGAAGAAGATATAATCAGGTTTTATGAAGCAACTGGCTTACCTGTGGCTCTGGATGAAACCATCAACAATTATAGAGAAAATCACTTTGAAATGCTTTCAAAGTACACACATCCTGGGATAGTTGCATTT GTTATCAAGCCAAGTGTCATTGGTGGCTTTGAAAATGCAGCACTGGTTGCCCGATGGGCTCAGCAGCTGGGGAAGAATGCTGTTATCAGTGCCACATATGAAACTTCCCTGGGTTTATCAGCTTATGTTCAGTTCTCCCGTTTTATTGACCTGCAAAACCTAGATATACTTCGAATCACTAGTAAGGAAGAAAATCCGTCAATTGCCCATGGTCTTGGAACTTACAAATGGTTCAAGGAAGATGTGAGCACACTGCCATTAGTAACTCGTTGTAATCCATCCTATGCGTTTATGGAGGCATCTGTTGCTGATGCTGATCGACTCCTcaaggaatttcaattcaatcagAAAGCAATTGTTCGCAGTTCTACTAATGCAGAAGTTTCTACGTATCAGTTGAAAACTGACCTTGACAGTGTTTCCATCTCCATTAATGTCCATGAGATTGGAGAAAGTGCAAAT AATAATGTTATTGTCTTTCTGCACGGTTTCCTTGGAACCGGTGAAGATTGGATTCCAATCATGAAAGCCATGTCAGGCTCTGCCAGATGCATTTCAATTGACCTCCCTGGCCATGGCAGATCAAAGCTGCAAGATCGGGCTGGTAATGATGTTATGGATGAATCAACTTTTTCAATCGAAGCCATTGCCACTATCTTGTGCAATTTGCTTGGCAAATTACATTTCAAGAAAGTAATCCTTGTTGGATACTCCATGGGAGCCAGGATAGCATTATACATGGCACTAAGGTGCAATGCCACG GTTGAAGGAGCTGTCATAATCTCTGGAAGTCCTGGACTAACAAATCCAGTAGAACGAAAAATGCGCAGAGCCAAGGATGACTTTACTGCATCATTCCTGGTTTCTTCAGGCCTGGAATCATTTATAGACACTTGGTATGCTGGGGACCTCTGGAACAG TTTAAGATGTCATCCACACTTCAAGAACATAGTTTCCATCCGCTTGCAACACGATAATCTGGGAACTCTCGCGAGAGTTCTGTCTGACTTGAGCATTGGCAGGCAGCC ACCATTATGGGAAGACCTGAAACACTGCAAACTACAGCTTCTACTCATAGTTGGAGAAAGAGATGCCAAATTCAAGACCATTGCTCAGAAGATGCACGACGAAATCAACCAAAATGCAACTGTAGATTGTCCAGAAATGATTGAAATCCCTTGCTGTGGGCATGCAGCACATCTTGAGAATCCGCTTCGGGTCATCAGTGCAATAAGCCAGTTCATGAGGAAGGTGAAGAACATAGTTGATTAA